TTGCCACCCATGACCGACGGAGTGCAAGATCTTCTCCTCTAGAAGGATGAGGGATTCATGGCGGCTCTTGAGCTCTTCCGGCAACCAACTCGAAGTGAGGACGAAGATGACACTCCCCAAGCTGACCTCCCGGCCGTACGAGTCGAGCAGTCGACCCCGTTCCATGGCCCGCTTGATGCCTCCCTGCACGACCCCATCTGCCTGATCTATATCCTCGAGCACGACCACCGAGAACGGGTTCCGGCGCACAGCCTCCGACACACGATCCATCGGAGTCCTTCCACGCGAGACCATGTTCGACTCTCCATCGTCTCCATTAGAGCATGTTGAAGTGCCACCGAAACGAACTATGGTCGGGGCAGTCCCGAATAAGGTCTCCGACAGCGCGGTGGCCATCGTCCTCTTACCAACCTTGTCGGGGCCGATGAGAAGAAGCCAAGTGTCGCCTTTAGCACCGCCGCCTGGCCGCTTCCAGTTCTCGGGTTTGGAGTGCATCAGAGCAGTAGCAATGGCGGAAGCTGCTTCCTGTTGCCAGCCAACCTTCTCGGTGAGCCCCTTCAACAGCCGCTTGAAGGCATCTTTCTCCGAGATGCCGGTGACTTTGGCCCTCTGCTGGATCGAGAATCCATCCTGCGTGCACTCAGTGAAGTCCTTGACGCGCTCTGCATGGGTCTTCTCCAACAGAGCGTTTGAGGCTCTCGAGTTCCCGAGGACCAGATCAGTCTTCACCGGGCTCCGAGGAAGGCTACATGGCTGCTCACTTGATGCGTTCAGCATAATCTTTCTCCGGTGGACGAGGTTTCGAAACAGTGTTAAGTCCGAATCAGGCTGGGGAGAGCCAAGGAGCACCGTATGAGAGAAGCTGGGGTGAAGGCGAGAGCACGTGTCCTGCCATTTCTTGAGCAGCTCCTCCGTGCTCTGCTTCCCCATCAGCTCTTGTTCCTCTTCCTTCGCCTGACACAAACACGATTCAGATCAAAGAAATTTTAGCTTTCAGGAAACACTACCGTGCTTCGACTATGGAATGTGTATCTGTAAACAAAATGAGACCTGAAGAAGACTAGTTGATGGTTTCGTGCCACCTCCATCGCTAAGCTTAGCAAGCTGCAGCCACTTCGGCAATGCCTTGTTGTCTTCAACCTTGGAAGGCGATTTCTTGATTTCCTCGGTGACAAGCCTGGCCAGTTGATGCTTGTAGCTCTCCATGCAGACAGAGCACAGGATTTTACCTGAAGAATCTGCGCCATCGGGAGGTTGACTTCTGGTTATAGCAACGGCAGCGGAGCTGCTAAGATTACCAATGACCCCAAGCCTACAATTCGAATCAATAAAAGAATGGTTGATGCTTGATACCAAAAGTGTTGTCCGCAAAATGAGATCTAAGGAAGGCATTTAATCCATTCCAAGAAAAAAACACTGAAATCTATCAGCTCCTTTTCCAATTGAATGGCAGCGTATTGTGCAATCCAAATAGAGAACAAAATCAAGACACCAGCAAGAACTTAGCAGCGAATACTGCTAACAAGAAAGGGAAAAAGATCTCACTTTGGGAATGTACGCGGCCGTGAAGCGATCGGCAGCACCTGCAGATCCCAATCATTCTCCATCGCCGGGTAGTAGACCTGGCACCGGAGGTACGTCACGCTCGTCGCCGTGCCAACCAGCCACAGCCGACCGTGGTCTTCAAACCTCTTCACAAGCTTCCCCATCTCCGCCACCACCACACGGCCGACCTCGCAAACGATCTGCCTCGTCTGAGACCCAGCCGAAGCTATTGAAGCCCCGCCGGGGCTCTCCACCAGCCAGCTGAGGTCTCCGAGATCAAGAACCACGCCATGGCCCCGGCTCATCTCGGACTCGATGGAGGCGCCCAACTCTCTGATCCATGCGGGGATCCAGGACAGGTCGCTAGCAACGGCGGCTGTGGCCAGTTGCTTCGCGAAGGAGACGACTTGGGCTGTTTGGAGTGGCGGCGGTGCGTCGCCAGATTCGATCTTCTGTAGTACCTCCTTCATGACTGCGTCCGGATGCGAGTCACCGACAAGGACCGGATTCCGTTTCTCGGATCTCAGCAGAATGTCCATCACCCGCTTCACCTCCTCTCTCCGGGGTTCCTCTAGGTCACCTCCGGCGGTGGCGCCACTGCTGTGTCGGTGCTGGTAGAAGCGGGGATTCATGTAGAGGTTGCGGGCGGGGGAGGCGTGGATGCTTAAATTGTGACTGAGACCGCCGCCGAGGGCGGAAGCGAAGagagc
This Musa acuminata AAA Group cultivar baxijiao chromosome BXJ1-2, Cavendish_Baxijiao_AAA, whole genome shotgun sequence DNA region includes the following protein-coding sequences:
- the LOC135598082 gene encoding protein SMAX1-like: MRGGLSAILQTLTPEAASVLTRSVEEAARRKHGQTTPLHVAATLVAAPSGLLRRACVSSLSDTVHPLRCRALDLCFSVALDRLPCSSSSSGGGGGGSGADSTAEPPMSNALKAALKRAQAHQRRGCPEQQQTPLLAVKVELAQLVISILDDPSVSRVMREASFSSTAVKAVVEQSLSSSSSSSSTTAPASTFTSPASPALFASALGGGLSHNLSIHASPARNLYMNPRFYQHRHSSGATAGGDLEEPRREEVKRVMDILLRSEKRNPVLVGDSHPDAVMKEVLQKIESGDAPPPLQTAQVVSFAKQLATAAVASDLSWIPAWIRELGASIESEMSRGHGVVLDLGDLSWLVESPGGASIASAGSQTRQIVCEVGRVVVAEMGKLVKRFEDHGRLWLVGTATSVTYLRCQVYYPAMENDWDLQVLPIASRPRTFPKLGVIGNLSSSAAVAITRSQPPDGADSSGKILCSVCMESYKHQLARLVTEEIKKSPSKVEDNKALPKWLQLAKLSDGGGTKPSTSLLQAKEEEQELMGKQSTEELLKKWQDTCSRLHPSFSHTVLLGSPQPDSDLTLFRNLVHRRKIMLNASSEQPCSLPRSPVKTDLVLGNSRASNALLEKTHAERVKDFTECTQDGFSIQQRAKVTGISEKDAFKRLLKGLTEKVGWQQEAASAIATALMHSKPENWKRPGGGAKGDTWLLLIGPDKVGKRTMATALSETLFGTAPTIVRFGGTSTCSNGDDGESNMVSRGRTPMDRVSEAVRRNPFSVVVLEDIDQADGVVQGGIKRAMERGRLLDSYGREVSLGSVIFVLTSSWLPEELKSRHESLILLEEKILHSVGHGWQLELSAEKNPGKRCADWLGNGDQPTKLRKQSSCGVGLSLDLNLAVAMEDAAGEGSWNSSDLTTEHEHENGRLAVKCSTSSSASQWMELVENTIMFNPVDFSPLRRTVSDSISTKFATVMGDGCSIKVDEDAVDRIVAGVWLAGAAFDEWSERVLIPNLRQLKCNLQADDGVVVVRLSVVKGGPAKSPGDREWLPTSVAIAVDGLWTT